In Canis lupus baileyi chromosome X, mCanLup2.hap1, whole genome shotgun sequence, one DNA window encodes the following:
- the ACTRT1 gene encoding actin-related protein T1, whose amino-acid sequence MFNPHVLDIPAVIFDNGSGLCKAGLSGEIGPRRIISSVVGYPKFNMPSSEATKKKYLVGEKALYKYEALHLHYPIERGLVTRWDEMEKLWKYLFEWELGVNPCQRPVLMTEPSLNPRETREKMAEVMFETFNVPAFYLSNHAVVALYASASVTGLVVDSGDGVTCTVPIFEGYSLPHAVTKLYVAGRDITEHLTRLLLSSGSTFPCILNKALVGDIKEKLCYVALEPEKELCKRPEEVLREYRLPDGNVIYIGDQLHQVPEILFAPDQLGIHNPGLSKMVSSSIMKCDTDIQNNLFAEIVLSGGTTLFPGLEERLMKELEQLASRGTPIKITASPDRCFSAWIGASIVTSLSSFKQMWITSADFMEFGTYVVQRRCF is encoded by the coding sequence ATGTTTAATCCACATGTATTAGATATTCCAGCTGTAATTTTTGACAATGGATCAGGACTCTGCAAAGCAGGCCTGTCTGGAGAGATTGGACCCCGTCGCATCATCAGTTCTGTTGTGGGGTATCCTAAATTCAACATGCCATCATCAGAAGCCACTAAGAAAAAGTACCTTGTGGGAGAAAAAGCCCTATACAAATATGAGGCCTTGCATTTGCACTACCCCATTGAGCGTGGACTGGTAACAAGATGGGATGAAATGGAGAAACTTTGGAAGTATCTTTTTGAGTGGGAACTAGGAGTAAATCCTTGTCAACGACCTGTTCTCATGACTGAGCCCTCCTTGAACCCAAGGGAGACTAGAGAGAAGATGGCCGAAGTAATGTTTGAGACCTTCAATGTGCCTGCTTTCTACCTGTCCAATCATGCAGTGGTAGCACtatatgcctctgcctctgtcacagGATTAGTGGTGGACAGTGGGGATGGGGTCACTTGCACGGTCCCTATCTTTGAGGGTTATTCCCTGCCTCATGCTGTCACCAAGCTCTATGTGGCAGGAAGGGACATCACAGAGCACCTCACTCGCCTCCTCCTTTCCAGTGGAAGTACTTTCCCTTGCATACTCAATAAGGCCTTAGTTGGTGACATCAAAGAGAAGCTGTGTTATGTGGCCTTGGAGCCAGAGAAAGAGCTATGCAAGAGGCCAGAAGAGGTTCTGAGAGAATACAGACTGCCAGACGGGAATGTTATCTACATTGGAGACCAGCTGCACCAAGTGCCTGAAATTCTTTTTGCACCCGATCAGCTGGGTATTCACAACCCAGGACTCTCCAAAATGGTGTCCAGCAGCATTATGAAGTGTGACACTGACATCCAAAATAATCTTTTTGCGGAAATTGTGCTGTCTGGGGGCACCACTCTTTTCCCTGGGCTTGAGGAAAGACTTATGAAAGAATTGGAACAGCTGGCTTCCAGAGGAACTCCCATCAAGATTACAGCTTCTCCTGATAGATGTTTTTCTGCATGGATAGGTGCATCCATTGTGACCTCTCTGAGCAGTTTCAAGCAGATGTGGATCACTTCTGCAGATTTCATGGAGTTTGGGACATATGTTGTTCAGAGAAGATGCTTTTAA